The Streptomyces aurantiacus genome includes a region encoding these proteins:
- a CDS encoding MoaD/ThiS family protein: MSVSVRIPTILRTYTGGKAEVAAEGANLAEVIADLEKNHTGIAARVLDDQGKLRRFVNVYVNDDDVRFEQGLETATPDGAGVSIIPAVAGG, translated from the coding sequence ATGAGCGTTTCCGTCCGCATCCCCACCATCCTGCGTACCTACACGGGCGGTAAGGCCGAAGTGGCCGCCGAGGGGGCGAATCTCGCCGAGGTCATCGCCGACCTGGAGAAGAACCACACCGGTATCGCGGCCCGGGTCCTGGACGACCAGGGGAAGCTGCGGCGGTTCGTCAACGTGTACGTGAACGACGACGACGTCCGCTTCGAGCAGGGGCTGGAGACGGCGACGCCGGACGGCGCCGGGGTGTCGATCATTCCGGCGGTCGCCGGAGGCTGA
- the thrC gene encoding threonine synthase → MAAQTVASTTNSPTTANAVDLGPAAALSCRECGHRVPLGPVFACEECFGPLEIAYDFSDYDTEELRKRIEAGPANIWRYAPLLPVPADVADKPNINPGWTKLVKADNLARELGVDAGKLFVKDDSGNPTHSFKDRVVAQALEAARAFGFTTLSCSSTGNLAGAVGAAAARAGFRSCVFIPHDLEQGKVVMAAVYGGELVGIEGNYDDVNRFCSELIGDPAGEGWGFVNVNLRPYYAEGSKTLAYEICEQLGWRLPDQLVVPIASGSQLTKIDKGLKELIELGLVEDKPYKIFGAQAEGCSPVSVAYKAGHDVVRPQKPNTIAKSLAIGNPADGPYVLDIARRTGGAVEDVNDEQVVDAIKLLARTEGIFAETAGGVTVGVAKKLIDNGLLDPSLTTVVLNTGDGLKTLDAVASDTGLTATIRPSLDSFHEAGLA, encoded by the coding sequence ATGGCTGCGCAGACAGTTGCAAGCACCACGAACTCCCCCACCACCGCGAACGCCGTCGATCTCGGCCCCGCCGCCGCGCTCTCCTGCCGCGAGTGCGGCCACCGCGTCCCGCTCGGCCCGGTCTTCGCCTGCGAGGAGTGTTTCGGCCCGCTGGAGATCGCGTACGACTTCTCGGACTACGACACCGAAGAGCTCCGCAAGCGCATCGAGGCGGGCCCCGCGAACATCTGGCGCTACGCGCCGCTGCTGCCCGTCCCCGCGGACGTGGCGGACAAGCCGAACATCAACCCCGGCTGGACCAAGCTCGTCAAGGCCGACAACCTGGCCCGCGAGCTGGGCGTCGACGCGGGCAAGCTCTTCGTCAAGGACGACTCCGGCAACCCGACGCACTCCTTCAAGGACCGCGTCGTCGCCCAGGCCCTGGAGGCCGCGCGCGCCTTCGGCTTCACCACCCTCTCCTGCTCCTCGACCGGCAACCTCGCCGGTGCCGTGGGCGCCGCCGCTGCCCGTGCCGGCTTCCGTTCCTGCGTGTTCATCCCACACGACCTGGAGCAGGGCAAGGTCGTCATGGCCGCGGTCTACGGCGGTGAGCTCGTCGGCATCGAGGGCAACTACGACGACGTGAACCGCTTCTGCTCCGAGCTGATCGGCGACCCGGCCGGCGAGGGCTGGGGCTTCGTCAACGTCAACCTGCGGCCGTACTACGCCGAGGGCTCCAAGACGCTGGCGTACGAGATCTGTGAGCAGCTCGGCTGGCGGCTTCCCGACCAGCTGGTCGTGCCGATCGCCTCCGGCTCCCAGCTCACGAAGATCGACAAGGGTCTCAAGGAGCTGATCGAGCTCGGCCTCGTCGAGGACAAGCCGTACAAGATCTTCGGTGCCCAGGCCGAGGGCTGCTCGCCGGTGTCCGTCGCCTACAAGGCCGGGCACGACGTCGTACGGCCGCAGAAGCCGAACACGATCGCCAAGTCGCTCGCCATCGGCAACCCGGCGGACGGTCCCTACGTCCTCGACATCGCCCGGCGGACGGGCGGAGCCGTGGAGGACGTGAACGACGAGCAGGTCGTCGACGCGATCAAGCTGCTGGCGCGGACCGAGGGGATCTTCGCGGAGACCGCCGGCGGTGTGACCGTGGGTGTCGCGAAGAAGCTGATCGACAATGGTCTGCTGGACCCCAGCCTGACGACCGTCGTCCTCAACACCGGTGACGGTCTGAAGACCCTGGACGCGGTCGCCTCCGACACGGGGCTCACCGCGACCATCCGTCCCAGCCTTGATTCGTTCCACGAGGCCGGCCTCGCGTAA
- a CDS encoding glucosyl-3-phosphoglycerate synthase, with the protein MLEDVERWLSTRSWSVDDRPLKKIVAAKRATGSTVSVVLPALNEEATVGEIVSVIRRELMTVRVPLVDEIVVIDSGSTDRTSEVAAAAGARVVHRDDILPRIPAVPGKGEVLWRSLLVTGGDIVAFVDADLKEFSADFVSGIVGPLLTDPGVDLVKAMYDRPLTVSDGSASGTTSAGQGGRVTELMARPLLNMHWPRLAGFVQPLGGEYAARRSLLEQLPFPVGYGVELGMLVDALHLAGLDALAQVDVGVRKHRHQDGQALGRMSAAIYRTAQLRLARGHLVRPSLTQFERGEHGFEPRTYSVDVEERPPMIDIEEYVKRRAA; encoded by the coding sequence GTGCTGGAAGACGTCGAGCGCTGGCTGAGCACGCGCTCCTGGTCCGTTGACGACCGCCCGCTCAAGAAGATCGTCGCCGCGAAGCGTGCCACCGGCTCCACGGTGAGCGTCGTACTGCCCGCTCTCAACGAGGAGGCGACCGTCGGCGAGATCGTCTCCGTGATCCGCCGGGAGCTGATGACCGTCAGGGTCCCGCTCGTCGACGAGATCGTGGTGATCGACTCGGGCTCGACGGACCGCACCTCCGAGGTCGCCGCCGCCGCGGGCGCCCGGGTCGTGCACCGGGACGACATCCTGCCCCGCATCCCGGCCGTCCCCGGCAAGGGCGAGGTGCTGTGGCGCTCGCTGCTCGTCACCGGCGGGGACATCGTGGCCTTCGTCGACGCGGACCTGAAGGAGTTCTCGGCGGACTTCGTCTCCGGGATCGTCGGCCCGCTGCTCACCGACCCGGGCGTGGACCTCGTCAAGGCGATGTACGACCGCCCGCTCACGGTGTCCGACGGTTCCGCCTCCGGCACGACCTCGGCGGGCCAGGGCGGCCGGGTGACGGAACTCATGGCCCGCCCGCTCCTCAACATGCACTGGCCGCGGCTGGCCGGCTTCGTCCAGCCGCTGGGCGGGGAGTACGCGGCCCGCCGCTCCCTCCTCGAACAGCTCCCGTTCCCCGTCGGCTACGGCGTGGAGCTCGGCATGCTGGTCGACGCCCTGCACCTGGCCGGCCTCGACGCCCTGGCCCAGGTCGACGTCGGCGTCCGCAAGCACCGCCACCAGGACGGCCAGGCGCTCGGCCGGATGTCCGCCGCGATCTACCGCACCGCCCAGCTCCGCCTGGCCCGCGGCCACCTGGTCCGCCCGTCCCTGACCCAGTTCGAACGGGGCGAGCACGGCTTCGAACCCCGCACGTACTCGGTGGACGTCGAGGAGAGGCCCCCGATGATCGACATCGAGGAGTACGTGAAACGCCGGGCGGCGTAG
- a CDS encoding alpha,alpha-trehalose-phosphate synthase (UDP-forming): MASTRATHDILVASNRGPVSYTLDSTGELTAKRGGGGLVSGLSAIGPDAGALWVCSALSDDDREAVRRGVGEQGVRMLDIDAETHAAAYNGIANSALWFVHHMLYQTPLEPVFDAEFRRQWAAYETYNRAFAEALAEEAAEGAAVLVQDYHLTLVPRMLRELRPDLRIGHFSHTPWAPPDYFRLLPDDIAAQVLDGILGADRAAFLTQRWADAFTECCHAVLGPGVAAETRIGVHGLGADADFLRERSHRPDVDERMAALREQIGVAPDGGARKAIVRVDRTELSKNIVRGLLAYRELLEDRPQWRERVVHVAFAYPSRQDLAVYRDYTAEVQRVADEINSRYGTTGWTPVVLHVKDDFARSLAAYRLADVALVNPIRDGMNLVAKEVPVVSDDGCVLVLSREAGAYEELGEDAITVNPYDVSGTAVALHEALSVPVGERAERTKRLAVAATALPPAQWFLDQLRAVRSAR, encoded by the coding sequence ATGGCTTCCACCCGCGCCACCCACGACATCCTGGTCGCTTCCAACCGCGGCCCGGTCTCGTACACCCTGGACAGCACCGGCGAGCTCACCGCCAAGCGCGGCGGAGGCGGTCTCGTCTCGGGGCTCTCCGCCATCGGCCCGGACGCGGGCGCCCTGTGGGTGTGCTCGGCCCTCAGCGACGACGACCGCGAGGCGGTCCGGCGCGGAGTCGGCGAACAGGGCGTGCGGATGCTCGACATCGACGCCGAGACCCACGCCGCCGCGTACAACGGCATCGCGAACTCCGCGCTGTGGTTCGTCCACCACATGCTGTACCAGACGCCTCTGGAGCCGGTCTTCGACGCGGAGTTCCGGCGGCAGTGGGCGGCCTACGAGACGTACAACCGTGCCTTCGCCGAGGCACTGGCCGAGGAGGCGGCGGAGGGTGCCGCGGTCCTCGTACAGGACTACCACCTGACGCTGGTGCCGCGGATGCTCCGCGAACTGCGCCCCGACCTGCGGATCGGCCACTTCTCGCACACGCCGTGGGCTCCGCCGGACTACTTCCGGCTGCTGCCCGACGACATCGCGGCGCAGGTGCTCGACGGAATCCTCGGAGCCGACCGGGCCGCGTTCCTCACCCAGCGGTGGGCGGACGCCTTCACCGAGTGCTGTCACGCCGTACTGGGCCCCGGGGTCGCCGCGGAGACGCGGATCGGCGTGCACGGACTCGGCGCGGACGCCGACTTCCTGCGCGAGCGCTCGCACCGGCCGGACGTCGACGAGCGGATGGCCGCGCTGCGGGAGCAGATCGGCGTGGCCCCCGACGGCGGCGCCCGGAAGGCGATCGTGCGGGTGGACCGGACCGAGCTGTCCAAGAACATCGTGCGCGGGCTGCTCGCCTACCGGGAACTGCTGGAGGACAGGCCGCAGTGGCGCGAGCGGGTCGTGCACGTGGCGTTCGCCTACCCCTCCCGCCAGGACCTGGCGGTCTACCGCGACTACACGGCCGAGGTGCAGCGGGTCGCCGACGAGATCAACTCCCGGTACGGCACGACCGGCTGGACGCCGGTGGTGCTGCACGTGAAGGACGACTTCGCGCGCTCGCTGGCGGCGTACCGACTGGCCGACGTGGCTCTCGTCAACCCGATCCGCGACGGCATGAACCTCGTCGCGAAGGAGGTGCCGGTCGTGTCCGATGACGGCTGCGTGCTGGTGCTGTCGCGGGAGGCGGGGGCGTACGAGGAGCTGGGCGAGGACGCGATCACCGTGAACCCGTACGACGTGTCGGGCACCGCCGTCGCGCTGCACGAGGCGCTGAGCGTGCCGGTGGGTGAGCGGGCCGAGAGGACGAAGCGGCTGGCTGTGGCCGCCACCGCGTTGCCTCCGGCGCAGTGGTTCCTGGACCAGCTGCGCGCGGTGCGCTCCGCGCGGTAG
- the otsB gene encoding trehalose-phosphatase, producing MASHPDSASMPNPVTPAGRDGLDAIIARPERAVLAFDFDGTLAPIVPDPEQARAHPDAAAALAALAPRVASVAVVTGRPASVAVRYGGFAGVPGLEHLVVLGHYGAERWDAVTGTVRAPAAHPGVAAVRAELPGFLDGIGAWQGTWIEEKGRAVAVHTRRAQDPQAAFEALREPLTRLAQKHGLIVEPGRMVLELRPAGMDKGVALSEYVRDVGAESVMYCGDDLGDLPAFAAVDKLRSDGVPGLLVCSGSNEVTELADRSDLVVDGPEGVVHLLTSLAAQLN from the coding sequence ATGGCCAGTCACCCCGACTCAGCGTCGATGCCGAACCCCGTGACCCCGGCGGGCCGGGACGGTCTCGACGCCATCATCGCGAGGCCCGAGAGGGCCGTGCTCGCCTTCGACTTCGACGGCACACTCGCCCCGATCGTCCCGGACCCCGAACAGGCCCGCGCCCATCCGGACGCCGCGGCCGCCCTGGCGGCGCTCGCGCCCAGGGTGGCGTCGGTGGCCGTCGTCACCGGACGGCCGGCGAGCGTGGCCGTGCGGTACGGCGGTTTCGCCGGAGTCCCCGGTCTCGAACACCTCGTCGTGCTCGGTCACTACGGGGCGGAGCGCTGGGACGCCGTCACCGGCACCGTCCGGGCTCCCGCCGCCCACCCCGGCGTCGCCGCCGTCCGCGCCGAACTCCCGGGCTTCCTCGACGGCATCGGCGCCTGGCAGGGCACGTGGATCGAGGAGAAGGGCAGGGCCGTCGCGGTCCACACCCGCCGTGCCCAGGACCCCCAGGCCGCCTTCGAGGCACTGCGCGAACCCCTCACCCGGCTCGCCCAGAAGCACGGCCTGATCGTCGAGCCGGGAAGGATGGTGCTGGAGCTGCGCCCGGCGGGCATGGACAAGGGCGTCGCCCTCAGCGAGTACGTACGGGACGTCGGCGCCGAGTCGGTCATGTACTGCGGCGACGACCTGGGCGACCTGCCGGCCTTCGCCGCCGTGGACAAGCTCCGCTCCGACGGCGTACCGGGCCTGCTGGTCTGCAGCGGCAGCAACGAGGTGACGGAACTGGCCGACCGCTCCGACCTGGTGGTGGACGGCCCGGAGGGAGTGGTACACCTCCTGACCTCACTGGCAGCGCAACTGAACTGA
- a CDS encoding ABC transporter permease, with amino-acid sequence MSSLSLAVRDSSTMLRRNLLHARRYPSLTLNLLLTPVMLLLLFVYVFGDVMSAGIGGGGADRSEYIAYVLPGILMMTIGGTAIGTAVSVSTDMSEGIIARFRTMAIHRGSVLVGHVLGSVLQCVMSVVVVGAVGVAIGFRSTDATLLEWLAAFGLLVLFALALTWIAVGMGLVSPNAEAASNNAMPLIFLPLISSTFVPVDAMPGWFRPVAEYQPFTPAIETLRGLLLGTEIGHNGWLAVVWCLALTALGYFWSKASFDRDPK; translated from the coding sequence ATGAGCTCCCTCTCCCTCGCCGTGCGCGACTCGTCCACGATGCTGCGCCGCAACCTCCTGCACGCCCGGCGCTACCCCTCCCTCACCCTGAACCTGCTGCTCACACCGGTCATGCTGCTTCTTCTCTTCGTCTACGTCTTCGGCGACGTGATGAGCGCCGGAATCGGGGGCGGCGGGGCGGACCGGTCCGAGTACATCGCGTATGTCCTCCCGGGCATCCTGATGATGACCATCGGCGGCACCGCGATCGGCACCGCGGTGTCCGTGTCCACGGACATGAGCGAGGGCATCATCGCCCGCTTCCGGACGATGGCCATCCACCGCGGTTCGGTGCTCGTGGGGCACGTCCTCGGCAGTGTGCTGCAGTGCGTGATGAGCGTGGTCGTGGTCGGGGCCGTCGGGGTGGCCATCGGGTTCCGGTCCACGGACGCCACCCTCCTGGAGTGGCTGGCGGCGTTCGGGCTGCTCGTGCTGTTCGCCCTGGCGCTCACCTGGATCGCGGTCGGGATGGGCCTGGTCAGCCCGAACGCCGAGGCGGCCAGCAACAACGCCATGCCGCTGATCTTCCTGCCGCTCATCTCCAGCACCTTCGTCCCGGTCGACGCGATGCCCGGCTGGTTCCGGCCGGTCGCCGAGTACCAGCCCTTCACACCCGCCATCGAGACCCTGCGCGGGCTGCTGCTCGGCACGGAGATCGGCCACAACGGGTGGCTCGCGGTCGTGTGGTGCCTGGCCCTGACCGCGCTCGGCTACTTCTGGTCGAAGGCATCGTTCGACCGTGACCCGAAGTAG
- a CDS encoding ATP-binding cassette domain-containing protein, translated as MTDLAIAAYGLRKSYGDKTVLDGVDLAVPAGTIFSLLGPNGAGKTTAVKILSTLVSADPGTGAIHIGGHDLAADPQAVRAAIGVTGQFSAVDGLITGEENMLLMADLHHLSRSEGRRTTAELLERFDLVEAAKKPASTYSGGMKRRLDIAMTLVGGPRIIFLDEPTTGLDPRSRHNMWQIIRELVSDGVTVFLTTQYLEEADELADRIAVLHDGGIAAEGTAEELKRIVPGGHVRLRFSDPAAYRTAAAALREAALPQAPGFAPAGGTSHDEALTLRIPSDGTQRELRSILDWLDAVGIEADELTVHTPDLDDVFFALTGGTDVPSQPKEAVR; from the coding sequence ATGACCGACCTGGCCATCGCGGCGTACGGGCTGCGGAAGTCCTACGGTGACAAGACCGTGCTCGACGGCGTCGACCTGGCCGTCCCCGCGGGAACGATCTTCTCCCTGCTCGGCCCGAACGGCGCCGGCAAGACCACCGCCGTCAAGATCCTCTCCACTCTCGTCTCCGCCGACCCGGGCACCGGCGCCATCCACATCGGCGGCCACGACCTGGCCGCCGACCCCCAGGCCGTGCGGGCCGCGATCGGCGTCACCGGGCAGTTCTCCGCAGTGGACGGTCTGATCACCGGCGAGGAGAACATGCTCCTCATGGCAGACCTGCACCACCTGTCCAGGAGCGAGGGACGGCGGACCACCGCCGAGCTGCTGGAGCGCTTCGACCTGGTCGAGGCCGCGAAGAAGCCCGCCTCCACCTACTCCGGCGGCATGAAACGCCGTCTCGACATCGCCATGACCCTGGTCGGCGGACCGCGGATCATCTTCCTCGACGAACCGACCACCGGCCTCGACCCCCGCTCCCGTCACAACATGTGGCAGATCATCCGCGAGCTCGTCTCCGACGGCGTCACCGTCTTCCTCACCACCCAGTACCTGGAGGAGGCCGACGAACTCGCCGACCGCATCGCCGTGCTCCACGACGGCGGGATCGCCGCGGAGGGCACCGCCGAAGAGCTCAAGCGGATCGTCCCGGGCGGCCACGTCCGGCTCCGCTTCTCCGACCCGGCCGCGTACCGGACCGCCGCCGCGGCGCTGCGCGAGGCCGCCCTTCCGCAGGCGCCCGGCTTCGCGCCGGCCGGGGGCACCTCCCACGACGAGGCGCTGACGCTGCGGATTCCCAGCGACGGCACCCAGCGCGAGCTGCGCTCCATCCTCGACTGGCTGGACGCCGTCGGCATCGAGGCCGACGAGCTGACCGTGCACACCCCCGACCTCGACGACGTGTTCTTCGCCCTGACCGGTGGCACCGACGTGCCCAGCCAGCCCAAGGAGGCTGTCCGATGA
- a CDS encoding DUF4097 family beta strand repeat-containing protein: MQKFATTAPVSAVLDIPAGRIRFIAADRADTTVEVRPADASKGRDVKAAEQITVEYTEGVLRIGTLPPKNRMLGHHGSVEVTVRLPTGSRVEAKAAGADFRGVGRLGDVAFEGAEGTVKLDEAASARLALLAGDVSVGRLGGSGEVSVQKGDIRIAEAVRGKVVLRTEAGEISVGAARGASASLDAGTAYGRVHNALMNTEGAAAGLNIHATTAYGDITARSL; the protein is encoded by the coding sequence GTGCAGAAGTTCGCCACCACCGCCCCCGTCTCCGCCGTCCTCGACATCCCCGCGGGACGCATCCGGTTCATCGCCGCCGACCGGGCCGACACCACGGTCGAGGTCCGGCCGGCGGACGCCTCGAAGGGCCGCGACGTGAAGGCCGCGGAGCAGATCACGGTCGAGTACACCGAAGGCGTCCTGCGGATCGGGACCCTGCCGCCGAAGAACCGGATGCTCGGCCACCACGGCTCCGTCGAGGTGACCGTCCGGCTGCCCACCGGCTCCCGCGTCGAGGCGAAGGCGGCCGGCGCCGACTTCCGGGGCGTCGGACGGCTCGGCGACGTCGCCTTCGAAGGCGCGGAGGGCACGGTCAAGCTCGACGAGGCGGCGAGCGCCCGCCTCGCCCTCCTCGCCGGTGACGTCTCGGTCGGCCGGCTGGGCGGCTCCGGAGAGGTCAGCGTGCAGAAGGGCGACATCAGGATCGCCGAGGCCGTGCGCGGCAAGGTCGTGCTGCGCACCGAGGCCGGTGAGATCTCGGTCGGCGCCGCCCGCGGAGCCTCCGCCTCCCTGGACGCCGGCACCGCCTACGGCCGGGTCCACAACGCGCTCATGAACACCGAGGGCGCCGCCGCCGGCCTGAACATCCACGCGACCACCGCTTACGGCGACATCACCGCCCGCAGCCTGTGA
- a CDS encoding helix-turn-helix domain-containing protein, translated as MPGGRLTQQERQQIALGLADGLAYAEIARGLERPTSTVTREVMRNGGPTAYRADLAHRATEHRTHRRRQAAPRGAQAPPQAHGRDAEAVREYEETFTTLLMQQGLPKMTSRVLTCLYTTDAGSVTASELVQRLQISPASVSKAVTFLESQGLVRRERDDRRRERYIVDDDVFYQGMIASARSNALLAETARQGVGVLGRDTPAAARLENIARFIDFVSESITHAAEQARELLHTRAEAASGDTAEPPTDRG; from the coding sequence ATGCCGGGAGGCAGGCTCACTCAGCAGGAACGCCAGCAGATCGCGCTGGGGCTGGCCGACGGGCTCGCCTACGCGGAGATCGCCAGGGGGCTCGAGCGCCCCACCTCGACCGTCACGCGCGAGGTGATGCGGAACGGCGGGCCCACCGCCTACCGCGCCGACCTGGCCCACCGTGCCACGGAGCACCGCACCCACCGGCGCAGGCAGGCCGCGCCCCGCGGGGCACAGGCGCCCCCGCAGGCCCACGGGCGCGACGCCGAAGCCGTACGCGAGTACGAGGAGACGTTCACCACCCTGCTCATGCAGCAGGGTCTGCCCAAGATGACGTCCCGGGTGCTGACCTGCCTCTACACCACCGACGCGGGCAGTGTCACCGCGTCAGAACTCGTCCAGCGACTGCAGATCAGTCCGGCGTCCGTCTCCAAAGCGGTCACGTTCCTGGAGAGCCAGGGCCTCGTCCGCCGGGAGCGGGACGACCGCCGCCGTGAGCGCTACATCGTCGACGACGACGTCTTCTACCAGGGCATGATCGCCAGCGCCCGGTCGAACGCCCTGCTCGCCGAGACCGCGCGGCAGGGGGTCGGCGTCCTCGGCCGCGACACCCCGGCCGCGGCCCGACTGGAGAACATCGCCCGCTTCATCGACTTCGTCAGCGAGAGCATCACCCATGCCGCGGAGCAGGCCCGCGAGCTCCTCCACACGAGAGCCGAAGCGGCCTCGGGCGACACCGCCGAGCCGCCCACGGACCGCGGGTAG
- a CDS encoding DUF3263 domain-containing protein: MDDEGLTAQERAVLALERRGWASPGAKERAIREELGLAPVRYYQLLNALLDAPRALAHDPVTVNRLRRVREVRRTEREA, encoded by the coding sequence ATGGACGACGAAGGGCTGACGGCTCAGGAGCGTGCCGTCCTCGCGCTGGAGCGGCGGGGATGGGCGTCGCCGGGGGCCAAGGAGCGGGCGATACGGGAAGAGCTGGGGCTCGCCCCGGTCCGCTACTACCAGTTGCTGAACGCCCTCCTGGACGCGCCCCGGGCCCTGGCCCACGACCCGGTGACGGTCAATCGGCTGCGACGGGTGAGAGAGGTCCGCCGGACCGAGCGCGAGGCGTGA
- a CDS encoding ABC transporter substrate-binding protein — translation MSESTDMTTGLGTAAVQRRVTGLIAAVSALGVTAALGGCGGSTESGNVTLRLVAADYGDSSANSSKKYWDKLSKAYEAKHPGVDVKVSVYSWNDVDAKVKAMVDDGNPPDLAQIGAYADYAAAGQLYRADDVLSIDTQSDFVSRLTVAGEINRTQYGMPFASSTRLLFYNKKLFSDAGLTPPQSWSELASDAEALKAQGVKYPYALPLGPEEAQAETMMWLLSGGDGYTDTVGSYSLDSKENIETFTWLKEKLVDKGLTGPVAPAKLNRAQAFAAFTRGEVGMLNGHPTLMKAAAAKGVKFGMVPMPGVDGRSKATMGVADWMMAFKKSGHAEEIGDFLDYVYSEKNVLEFSREYDLLPVTTSASEAMAADKDDADLVEFLGELPNAELYPVSQTSWATVSADIKQQIGKAVSPKGNPAATLGQLQRAAAAAEGAG, via the coding sequence ATGAGCGAATCCACGGACATGACGACAGGGTTGGGGACGGCAGCAGTGCAGCGGCGAGTGACAGGTCTGATCGCGGCGGTGTCCGCACTGGGTGTGACCGCGGCCCTCGGTGGCTGTGGCGGCTCGACCGAGTCCGGGAACGTCACGCTGAGACTTGTGGCAGCCGACTACGGCGACTCCTCGGCGAACAGCTCCAAGAAGTACTGGGACAAGCTCTCCAAGGCGTACGAGGCCAAGCACCCCGGCGTCGACGTCAAGGTCAGCGTCTACTCCTGGAACGACGTGGACGCCAAGGTCAAGGCGATGGTCGACGACGGCAACCCGCCCGACCTGGCCCAGATCGGCGCGTACGCCGACTACGCCGCGGCGGGGCAGCTCTACCGGGCCGACGACGTGCTCTCCATCGACACCCAGTCCGACTTCGTGTCGCGGCTGACGGTGGCGGGCGAGATAAACCGCACGCAGTACGGCATGCCCTTCGCCTCCTCCACCCGGCTGCTCTTCTACAACAAGAAGCTCTTCAGCGACGCCGGCCTCACCCCGCCGCAGAGCTGGAGCGAGCTCGCGTCCGACGCCGAGGCCCTCAAGGCCCAGGGCGTGAAGTACCCGTACGCGCTGCCCCTCGGGCCGGAGGAGGCACAGGCCGAGACCATGATGTGGCTGCTCAGCGGCGGCGACGGGTACACGGACACGGTCGGCTCCTACAGCCTCGACTCCAAAGAGAACATAGAGACCTTCACCTGGCTGAAGGAGAAGCTGGTCGACAAGGGCCTCACCGGTCCGGTCGCGCCCGCGAAGCTCAACCGTGCCCAGGCCTTCGCGGCGTTCACGCGCGGCGAGGTCGGCATGCTGAACGGCCACCCGACGCTGATGAAGGCCGCCGCCGCGAAGGGCGTGAAGTTCGGCATGGTGCCGATGCCCGGTGTCGACGGCCGGTCCAAGGCCACGATGGGTGTCGCCGACTGGATGATGGCGTTCAAGAAGAGCGGGCACGCCGAGGAGATCGGTGACTTCCTCGACTACGTCTACAGCGAGAAGAACGTGCTCGAGTTCTCCCGCGAGTACGACCTGCTGCCCGTGACGACGTCCGCCTCCGAGGCGATGGCCGCCGACAAGGACGACGCGGACCTCGTCGAGTTCCTCGGCGAACTGCCCAACGCCGAGCTGTATCCCGTGTCCCAGACGTCCTGGGCGACGGTCAGCGCGGACATCAAGCAGCAGATCGGCAAGGCCGTGAGCCCGAAGGGGAATCCGGCGGCGACGCTGGGACAGCTGCAGCGGGCCGCCGCCGCGGCGGAGGGCGCGGGATAA
- a CDS encoding ROK family protein, with protein MRHVIALDVGGTGMKAALVGADGELLHRTRRSTGRERGPNSVVESILAFAADLRAHGERHFGEPAAAAGVAVPGIVDTDRGIAAYAANLGWRDVPLRVLLSERLHGVPVALGHDVRTGGLAEGRIGAGRGADRFLFVPLGTGIAGAIGIDGRVEAGAHGFAGEIGHIVVRPGGAPCPCGQRGCLERFASAAAVSEAWARVSGDPKADAADCAKAVESGDPRALVVWQDAVDALADGLVTALTLLDPRTLIIGGGLAEAGETLFTPLRTAVERRVTFQKLPSIVPAALGDSAGCLGAGLLAWDLLGTTPTALSEVTT; from the coding sequence GTGAGACACGTCATCGCCCTCGATGTGGGCGGCACCGGAATGAAGGCCGCCCTCGTCGGGGCGGACGGCGAGCTGCTGCACCGGACCCGCCGCTCGACGGGCCGCGAGCGCGGCCCAAACTCCGTGGTCGAGTCGATCCTCGCCTTCGCCGCCGACCTGCGCGCCCACGGCGAGCGCCACTTCGGCGAGCCCGCGGCGGCCGCCGGCGTCGCCGTCCCCGGCATCGTGGACACCGACCGCGGCATCGCGGCCTACGCGGCCAACCTCGGCTGGCGCGACGTGCCGCTGCGGGTCCTGCTCAGCGAGCGGCTGCACGGAGTGCCGGTGGCCCTCGGCCACGACGTGCGCACCGGTGGCCTCGCCGAGGGCCGCATCGGCGCGGGCCGGGGCGCGGACCGCTTCCTGTTCGTACCGCTGGGCACGGGCATCGCAGGCGCCATCGGCATCGACGGCCGGGTGGAGGCGGGTGCGCACGGCTTCGCGGGCGAGATCGGCCACATCGTCGTACGCCCCGGTGGCGCCCCGTGTCCGTGCGGGCAGCGCGGCTGTCTTGAGCGGTTCGCGTCCGCGGCGGCGGTCAGCGAGGCCTGGGCACGGGTGTCCGGCGATCCGAAGGCGGACGCGGCGGACTGCGCGAAGGCCGTCGAGTCCGGGGACCCGCGGGCCCTGGTGGTCTGGCAGGACGCCGTGGACGCGCTCGCCGACGGACTCGTCACCGCGCTCACTCTGCTGGACCCGCGAACCCTGATCATCGGTGGCGGTCTCGCCGAGGCGGGGGAAACCTTGTTCACACCGCTGCGCACCGCGGTCGAGCGACGCGTCACCTTCCAGAAACTGCCGTCCATCGTCCCCGCCGCACTGGGGGACTCGGCCGGATGCCTGGGCGCGGGCCTCCTGGCCTGGGACCTGCTGGGCACCACACCTACTGCCCTCTCGGAGGTAACCACCTGA